A single region of the Enterococcus mundtii genome encodes:
- a CDS encoding nitroreductase family protein: MTEFTNILKNRRSIYDLGRNVSQSNEELTTLIQEAIKESPTAFNAQSTRAVILFGDAHEKLWEMTEEALRPLTPADAFPNTQNKLASFKKGYGTVLFFKDTDVIKNLQEQFALYADNFPDWSEQSNGIATANTWVALSEEGLGANLQHYNPVIDEAVAKEWSIPANWKLRAQLVFGSPESPAGEKEYMNDADRFRVFG; this comes from the coding sequence ATGACTGAATTTACAAATATCTTAAAAAACCGCCGTTCGATCTATGATCTAGGCCGTAACGTATCACAATCAAATGAAGAATTAACAACATTGATCCAAGAAGCAATCAAAGAAAGCCCTACTGCTTTCAATGCGCAATCAACACGTGCAGTAATCTTATTTGGCGATGCACATGAAAAATTATGGGAAATGACAGAAGAAGCTTTACGTCCACTGACACCTGCTGATGCTTTCCCAAATACTCAAAACAAATTAGCTAGTTTCAAAAAAGGTTATGGTACTGTCTTATTCTTCAAAGACACAGATGTGATCAAAAACTTGCAAGAGCAATTTGCATTATATGCAGATAACTTCCCTGATTGGTCAGAACAATCAAATGGTATTGCTACAGCCAATACTTGGGTGGCATTAAGCGAAGAAGGTTTAGGTGCAAACCTACAACATTACAATCCAGTGATCGATGAAGCTGTCGCAAAAGAATGGTCGATTCCTGCAAACTGGAAATTACGTGCACAATTAGTCTTTGGTTCACCTGAATCTCCAGCTGGCGAAAAAGAATATATGAACGATGCTGATCGTTTCCGCGTGTTTGGCTAA